The Flavobacteriales bacterium genomic sequence ATATACATGCCATTGGGTACGGTATATTGCATCCTGCCTGTTGCATCGAATGTGTTTTTAAAAAGGTTGAAGGGCGACCACTCCTGCAACAGCTCATGGCTTTGCACCACAGGCCCCGAGCGATTAAACCACCATTGCGGCAATGCGACCAGCACCGCGGCCAGAATCACACCGGCCACATGTTTCACTTTCCATTCTGTGGCACCCGTACCTACCTGCATCAACAGCAACGGTGCCAGCAACACAGCCACAGGGAGCCGCGTGCATACCGCAGCCATGGCAAATACACCAGCGAGCCAGATATCCAATGACCTGCCGCTTGTGTAAAACCGGATCCGTCGATCCAATGCCAGCATAAAAAAGGCCGTAGCGGTCATATCCGACATCACAAACAAAGATGCCCGCATAAAGTATGGGGCAAACAACAATGTCAGTATTACATAGAGTTGAACCGGAGGGCCGGTTGTTTTGTGGATCTTGGGTATCAGCTGAACCACCAAGGTTATCACCACGGCGAATGCCATCATGGATACCATCTGCATAACAGCAGCGGTGTGCACGGTGAACCAGGAGGCCAGCGCACCAATCAAAGGATACATCACGGGCCAGAAGAAAGCCCCTGGATGTGACCCGCCTTTCAGGTAATCACGTATGGCCAGGGCATAATGAAAATACGTATGACTGTCCTGGCCATAAAGTCCGTTAAACCCGGTCAGACGTAGCCCGAACCAAAGCCCCAGCACAAGTCCGAAGGCACACTCTACACCGTATTTCCTGATCCAGTTCACAGAAGAAATTAGATGTTAAATTTTAGATGTTAGAAATTAGGATATGACGGCGGGCAAACGAAAAACAAATTTCACTCCCCAAGACGGATTTTCAGCCAGGGAAACGGAATATCTTTCCACCGAAGGGCCTTTCTCCAGCCACCATACCAGTACATAACTTCCACCGGATAAGGCTCAAATGAAAACAATCCGTGACAAAAGTAACGTTCACACATCGCCTCCACACCCAGGTTTTCGTAATATTTACGACTCCGCTCCCTGGCAGCATCCACCTCCGTTTGTTTATACATAGGTGAATCCAGCACATGCAGTTCGCCGCCCGGGGTAGCAAAGTATTTCAATCGGTTCAACAGGGCAGGCACATCCGGAAAATACTGGATGCTGCTGTTCAGTATGATCACATCAAAATATGCCGGAGGGAAGATGTCCTGAAAAACATCACCGTAACAAAAATGGATACCTGCACCCTTGAATACCCTTGCCGCCTGTTCCAGCTCAACGGTATTCATATCAAGGCCGACCACTTCGGTATTGATCTTTCTGCGCATGGCGAAAGAAAACCAACCGTTTCCGCACCCCAGGTCGAGGACGCGACCGGGTGAACATGTACCAAGGTAATTCAGGAAACGCATCATTGATTTTTTTCTCAGTTGCCACTCCTCCGCATGTACATGGCGTTTGGGCAGATCGGGGAGTCCGCAAACCTCCTTGTCGGTATACAGCCTGCTTTCCCGTTCCCTTACTTTCAGGTAAACTTCTTCGAACGGGAGCCGCTTGCTGAGCAAACGAACACCGTTCACAACTTCCAACTCATGATTCATTTTCCGTACGTTTTGTAGTACCACATTCCCAGGCGTGCTGCGCCTGAAGCCAATCTCTTCTTTATCGCGTACGGACGCAATGCATGCCCTTGCTTTCGGGCCTTCTCCCACTCCACTTCGTTCACCACATGGCGAACTGCAAAATCGTAATATTTTCTTTGATATGTTCGAATAAAATCAAGATCCCTGTCGGTGGTCGTCGCCCAGTCGCCCGAAGCAAGCACCTTTCCATCCAACTCCCGGTGCATGGATGTTCCCCGGATCGGGTAGGCCACCGTGATGGTAAATTGATCCGGCAATGACGATTTAAGATGACGAACCGTTTCCCGGATATCCGCTTCGGTTTCTCCCGGATACCCCAGCATGATGAAAGTACCCGCCTCGATCCCATGGCGGCGTGCAGCCCTGATCATATCCCGCACATGCAACACGTCCACACGGCGGTCCATCGCATCAATCACATCCTGCGACCCCGACTCGGCACCGATCCATATCCGGAAGCACCCCATGGCTTTCAGGATACCCAATACTTCTTCGTTCATCCGGTCGGCACGTGTGATGCATTCGAATTTCACTTTCAACCGGCGCGATGACAACTCCTCTGCCAACGAAGCCAGCCAACGGTAACTGACGGTGAACACATCATCCACAAACCAGAAGGTATCCGGCGCAAAACGTTCACTCAGGTATGCCAGTTCATCTGCAACGTGTGCGGGAGAACGGCGCCGGTAGCTTTGTCCGTATACCGCCGTACTGCACCACTTGCATGTATACGGGCATCCGCGCTGCGTACTGACCGACATGGCACTGTGACCATGGTGGTGTTTCCAGGTATTAAGATAGGCCTGCATGTCCACCGACTCCCGGTCGGGATAAGGCAACACATCGAGGTTTCTTACTTTTTCGCGGGCAGGGTTCCGCACTACTTTTCCATCCTTCATCCAGGCAATGCCGGGAAGAGAACACCACCCTGTATCGTTGCTTCGCCACGCTGCGAGAAGCGCAGCTGCCGTTTCCTCACCTTCTCCCACAACCGCAGCATCAGCGCCGTGACCTAGGTATCCTTCCAGGTTGTGGGTCACATCGGGTCCACCCACCAGTATGCGTGTTCCCTGCAACGAAGGTTCATTCCGGATCCACTTCATGATTTCAACAATGCGGGGCTTCGTCATCAGGTTTGCATACAGTCCGATCACCGGTGGCATCTTTTCAAGGATATATGCTTTTTGTGCATCAAAGGATGAGAACGTGGTATCCAGCACATCCACATAAAACCCTTGTTGTTTGAGGTATGCCGACACATAAAGGATACCCAGTGGAGGATATGGCTTCATGATCTTCTGCTCCCTGGGATCATCCGCCAGGCAATAACCGTGTGTCAGCAGGATATCCATCAGTTTCTTCTGAGTGCAATCAGGTAATGATCCGACAGGTAGGAAAGAAACGATCTGTGGATCAGATTCCGGTCCCTGCGTGCAAGCGACGACAAGGCATCGGGGTTCTCATTAAAATAAGATTCCATAAAGGAGGGTGGCACAAAGAATCCCACCGGTTGCGTTTCAATGATCGAAAAATGCCGTGACAACAGTTTGCCAATCCGGGCCGGCGTATAGTACCATGTATCCACATGTCCATCTCCTACCCTGGCCCGCACAGGGCCCTTCTTCCATCGCCTGCCCATGGACAACCATCGCAACCGCACAGCGAAGTAGAACATCTCCCACAGGCATACGGGCGGCATGATCACCGCCACCACCAATCCGCCTGCCGGCAACGCTTCATACAACCTGGCAGAAAGCGAAACAAGGTCGGCGGGCGACAAACAATTCCATCCGCCGAAATCCGAAAACACCGCATCAGAGGGAGGGAGCACATCATCCGTATTGCACATATCCAGCTGCCTGAAACGGATGCCATGAATGGCTGCTTTTTCGCTTTTGGTTCTCGCTACATCCAGCATGGGTTTTGACCGGTCCGTGGCAGTCACGTGGTGTCCGCGGCTGGCCAGGAACATGGCATCGGTTCCGGTTCCACAATTCAACTCCAGGATGTGAAGAGGAAGCGTTCCGGGAAAATGCCGGTCCAGCGCATCCCATACCATGGCACGCTGGTACCTGCCGATACGGGTTTGCGTAAAATCCGTATCATAGGCATCTGCCACACCATCAAAAGGCGCGCTTATGCTTCCGTTGTTTCCCATTTTCGCATGCTTCCTGCATCCAGCCAGGAAGCAGGGTAGTAATACAACAATGACAAAGCTGTTCTCAGGGAATTGCGTTCAATCTTTCCAGGTGACACCAGCAACTGTTTCATTTTTCTGCGCGCCTGGCTGCGCCTGAACCTTTTGTGCATATAGCGATGCAACCGGCGGTAGTATTCCGGAGGGAACGTGCTGCGGAACATCAATGCCAGGTCATCCGAATCCACCCAGTTGGCCTTGGCCGACAGCTCGGCCTTTACCCTTTCATGAAACGGTGTTCCGGGCAAGGGATAGGAAACGGATATGCCGATGTCGTCCGGCATGAGCTCATCCACCATGGCCATTGTTTTGCGGATGTCTTCCCTGGTTTCTCCGGGGTAGCCCAGCTGTAAAAAAAATCCCACACGGATGCCGTGGCGTTGCATGGCCCTGGTTGCGGCATGAATCTGTTCAACCGTGGTTCCCTTGTCCATGGCATCCAGCACATGCTGCGATCCCGACTCGGCGCCCACCCATATCTCTTCGGCGCCTGACGATGCCAGCGCCTGGAGGGTGTCATCCTGTAGCAACAGATCCACCCGCGACTGGATCTTATACCGCGGACGCACACCTTCTTTATCCAATGCCTCCCGAAAACGTTGCACCCATCCAGGCTTCAGTCCGAAAATATCATCGCTCATCCAAAAATGAGTGGCACCGTGTTCCTTCATCAACATGGCCATTTCCGCTGCCACTCTTTCCGGCGACCGCGAATGGTAGCGGTTCCCGTAGATGGGTTTGGCGCACCAGTTGCATTTAAACGGACAACCGCGTGTGGTGGCCATATTGAGAGAGAAGTATCCGTGCGCCTTTTTCCATATCGACCGGTACGCGTCCATGTTCACCAGGTCCCAGGCCGGATCGGGCAACACATCAAGGTCGCGCAACACCTCACGTGGCGCTGTTTTTTTCAACGTCCCATTTTCCAGGTATGCCAGTCCGGGTATTCCGGCCGGATTGTACGTTCCGCTTTCCAAACCATGGAGGACTTCCTTCAGTGTGTATTCTCCTTCACCGATAATCACCGCATCGGCACCCTGTTCAAGGTACATGGCGGCGTGGTCGGTGGCATCGGAACCGGAAACCAGCACATGACACCCCCTCTGTTTGGCCATGCGGATCATTTCAAACGCGGCATCGCGCATGGCGGTGAGGCACATCTTGGTGAGGTAGTTGAATCCGTCGTCGTACAACACCAGCACATCCGGTTTGGAAGAAAGATGAGTTGCAATGCCGTCAGGCCCCGCGGCCAGGTTGCTGTCGAAAAAATCCAGCGGAAATCCCTCCGACCGGATCACCGATGCGGCGTACAGCGTACCCAATGGAGGATACGGTTTTGCCGTGGCCCATTGTTTGGGATCCAGTTGATAGAAGTAAGCATGTGACAGGAGGACGCGAAGCATGCCTATGGGATTTCTAGTGGGATGGCAAGATCCTGTTCCAGCTTTTTCACGCGGGCCATGAACCGGCCGAGTACGCGTTTCTGGAAATGTTGCGGATGATGTTTCGACACATACCGCCTGGATTTCATGGCCACCTGAAAATCCTCCGTTTTGAAATGACTGAATTTCTTTTCCCACACCCGCATGGTGATCCGCATGAAGCGATGATCAAGAAAATCACCGAATGCGCCCTTCAGCAGATATTCACCCATGCGCTTCCACCATCCCTTCCGTGCAGGGTCGGAAAGGGTTGCTTCCGCAGCAGACAATGCGTTGGGCAGATGCGCATGCATCCACGGGTTGGCGTCCATCAGCCGGCGGTATACCTCTGCACCTGAAAGGGGCATCAGTGTTGCCAGCTCGGTTGCCGTGAAATGATTTTGTTCTTCGATCCGGAGGTGATCGGTATCAATGAAATAATTCAGGCAAAAGTATTTGTATGAATTCAGGAGGAAGACCTTCTTGAAAGCGATCAGCAATGTGCGTGCAATCCACAACCGGCCCGGGCGGGTAACAATGAAGAAATCAACATCCGCATCCCGGTCAAAGTAGTTTTTCGATAGGGATCCCGACAGGCACACGCATTCCACAAACGGGAAAGCGGTGATCAGTCTGGCCCTGCGCAAAGCGACCGGCATTACGGATGCCGCCATGGCATTTCCTTTTTCCCGGCGGGCAACCAACGCCGGATCACCATGAAGCGAATAGTACGCACCTATCTTGTGAACCTTGCCGGAAACAACCAGTTGCTGAAGAACGGCATCCAGCCTGGCCGGATCTTTTTCAACAACCGGCAGAAAGCGGCCTATTTCAGGTTGCGTAAGGGGATATTTGAAAACGTCAAAGTAAGCCAGCGCACGCAGGATAGACATATCCAGCGATTTCAAATGCTGTTCAGTTCCGGCATCAGGCAAACGTATGTCGCCATGCGCCATCAAGGCGAGGGAAGTGTGTGTGCGGCCATCGGAAAAAGCAGGAGCGGTACCTTGCAGGTTATACCCTGAAGAGTTTCTTCATCTCCTCGTACGACCTTTCCAGATCCACGTGGATGTTTTCCCAGGGTTGTTCCGATTTCTGTGCTTCCAGTTTATCGCGAAGTTCATTCAGGTTGTCGAACATCAGCGCCACTTCTTCCAGGAAGGTATTGAAACGATTGCGGATGCCTTCGAACTTCAGTTCGTCAGAAGGCTGGTTGTTCCGCAGTTGATCCCGGAGGTCTTCCAGGTCGGCTTGTGCCCGTTTCAAACGTTCAATGATCTGGTCGGTGGTTTGAGCCAAAGTAGCTTCCATGATTGCGTGTTTTGTGATCTTCTCAAAGGTAGAAAAGTTTTGAAAAGAAGCGAT encodes the following:
- a CDS encoding nucleotidyltransferase domain-containing protein, with the translated sequence MSILRALAYFDVFKYPLTQPEIGRFLPVVEKDPARLDAVLQQLVVSGKVHKIGAYYSLHGDPALVARREKGNAMAASVMPVALRRARLITAFPFVECVCLSGSLSKNYFDRDADVDFFIVTRPGRLWIARTLLIAFKKVFLLNSYKYFCLNYFIDTDHLRIEEQNHFTATELATLMPLSGAEVYRRLMDANPWMHAHLPNALSAAEATLSDPARKGWWKRMGEYLLKGAFGDFLDHRFMRITMRVWEKKFSHFKTEDFQVAMKSRRYVSKHHPQHFQKRVLGRFMARVKKLEQDLAIPLEIP
- a CDS encoding B12-binding domain-containing radical SAM protein; protein product: MLRVLLSHAYFYQLDPKQWATAKPYPPLGTLYAASVIRSEGFPLDFFDSNLAAGPDGIATHLSSKPDVLVLYDDGFNYLTKMCLTAMRDAAFEMIRMAKQRGCHVLVSGSDATDHAAMYLEQGADAVIIGEGEYTLKEVLHGLESGTYNPAGIPGLAYLENGTLKKTAPREVLRDLDVLPDPAWDLVNMDAYRSIWKKAHGYFSLNMATTRGCPFKCNWCAKPIYGNRYHSRSPERVAAEMAMLMKEHGATHFWMSDDIFGLKPGWVQRFREALDKEGVRPRYKIQSRVDLLLQDDTLQALASSGAEEIWVGAESGSQHVLDAMDKGTTVEQIHAATRAMQRHGIRVGFFLQLGYPGETREDIRKTMAMVDELMPDDIGISVSYPLPGTPFHERVKAELSAKANWVDSDDLALMFRSTFPPEYYRRLHRYMHKRFRRSQARRKMKQLLVSPGKIERNSLRTALSLLYYYPASWLDAGSMRKWETTEA
- a CDS encoding class I SAM-dependent methyltransferase, which codes for MNHELEVVNGVRLLSKRLPFEEVYLKVRERESRLYTDKEVCGLPDLPKRHVHAEEWQLRKKSMMRFLNYLGTCSPGRVLDLGCGNGWFSFAMRRKINTEVVGLDMNTVELEQAARVFKGAGIHFCYGDVFQDIFPPAYFDVIILNSSIQYFPDVPALLNRLKYFATPGGELHVLDSPMYKQTEVDAARERSRKYYENLGVEAMCERYFCHGLFSFEPYPVEVMYWYGGWRKALRWKDIPFPWLKIRLGE
- a CDS encoding methyltransferase domain-containing protein, whose protein sequence is MGNNGSISAPFDGVADAYDTDFTQTRIGRYQRAMVWDALDRHFPGTLPLHILELNCGTGTDAMFLASRGHHVTATDRSKPMLDVARTKSEKAAIHGIRFRQLDMCNTDDVLPPSDAVFSDFGGWNCLSPADLVSLSARLYEALPAGGLVVAVIMPPVCLWEMFYFAVRLRWLSMGRRWKKGPVRARVGDGHVDTWYYTPARIGKLLSRHFSIIETQPVGFFVPPSFMESYFNENPDALSSLARRDRNLIHRSFLSYLSDHYLIALRRN
- a CDS encoding B12-binding domain-containing radical SAM protein, with the protein product MDILLTHGYCLADDPREQKIMKPYPPLGILYVSAYLKQQGFYVDVLDTTFSSFDAQKAYILEKMPPVIGLYANLMTKPRIVEIMKWIRNEPSLQGTRILVGGPDVTHNLEGYLGHGADAAVVGEGEETAAALLAAWRSNDTGWCSLPGIAWMKDGKVVRNPAREKVRNLDVLPYPDRESVDMQAYLNTWKHHHGHSAMSVSTQRGCPYTCKWCSTAVYGQSYRRRSPAHVADELAYLSERFAPDTFWFVDDVFTVSYRWLASLAEELSSRRLKVKFECITRADRMNEEVLGILKAMGCFRIWIGAESGSQDVIDAMDRRVDVLHVRDMIRAARRHGIEAGTFIMLGYPGETEADIRETVRHLKSSLPDQFTITVAYPIRGTSMHRELDGKVLASGDWATTTDRDLDFIRTYQRKYYDFAVRHVVNEVEWEKARKQGHALRPYAIKKRLASGAARLGMWYYKTYGK